In the Flavobacterium acetivorans genome, one interval contains:
- a CDS encoding SusC/RagA family TonB-linked outer membrane protein, with protein sequence MKQKLHSLESKMFKEKKRLVPWMLKRSTMLCVVLFNISAFASTEDLSVNSLKKLNNNKKFERYNFRQNNITITGKIINALGEGMKGATVKLKDGSKSVLTDLDGKFAIQIPEKGGILVISYIGYLTQEIKVTKATNLDDILLEEEATAMDEVQIVSFGKQKKKAVVSSITTVKPGELRVSSSNLTTALAGRVAGLIAYQRGGEPGRDNANFFVRGVTTFGYGSSPLILIDGVELGVDDLRRLHPDDIASFSIMKDATATALYGARGANGVIYVVTKEGTEGAAKVSLRIESNVSAPTRNIELSDPITYMKLGNEAVRTRDPLGLLPYSLEKIDNTIAGTNPILYPTTDWYKELFKEYTMNKHFNFSLNGGGKTARYYLSIAGSQDNGILQVPKVSNFNSNIDYKQYNLRSNTNINLTETSKLKLSFNVNFDDYQGPRQGGGEIYSMVMRSNPVLFKPFYEKDAANEFTNHILFGNYGTGNYLNPYAQMVSGYQDGTKSKIIAQVEFNQKMDFLTKGLDFKFVLNGTRQSEYSVNRFYNPYYYTPLLNRETGVISLNPLNESSGTEYLNYNEGAKTLYSSTYIESNFTYNKSINEANEVSGMLVFTLNNRLFSNAGSLEQSLPYRNMGMSGRFTYANNQKYFAEFNFGYNGSERFSKDNRWGFFPAVGLGWLVSEEDFFSGIRDVVTKFKLKGTYGLVGNDQIGGADDRFFYLSKVNMNSGGFTTGEDFDNTINGVAIERYANDQITWEIGKKLNFGVEIELFKNLELNADIFREDRTNILADRILPSSMGLQSGVRANIGEARSQGVDASLVYSKDLGDGAWLQLRGNFTYATNKITKIEEPNYSATPWLSRVGQPINQVWGYVAERLFVDQDEVNNSPIQSFGEYSGGDIKYRDINGDGRISELDKVPIGNPTVPEIVYGAGFSTGYKGFDLSCFFQGAANSSFWINTAATAPFYNQQQLIKAYADDHWSETNRNVYAMWPRLSDKLVANNSQWNTWFMQDGAFLRMKTAEVGYTLSDELTAKLKMEKVRIYTSGTNLFVLSRFKLWDPELAGNGLGYPNQRVFNLGINVTF encoded by the coding sequence ATGAAACAAAAATTACACTCGCTAGAGTCTAAAATGTTTAAGGAGAAAAAGAGATTAGTCCCTTGGATGTTAAAGAGGTCGACGATGTTGTGTGTTGTGTTATTCAACATCTCGGCTTTTGCAAGTACTGAAGATTTATCTGTTAACTCTCTGAAAAAATTAAATAATAACAAGAAATTTGAAAGATATAATTTTCGACAAAATAATATTACCATCACCGGAAAAATAATTAATGCCTTAGGAGAAGGCATGAAAGGAGCTACTGTGAAGTTAAAAGATGGCAGTAAAAGTGTTTTGACTGATTTAGACGGTAAATTTGCAATACAAATCCCTGAAAAGGGAGGGATTTTAGTTATAAGTTATATTGGGTATTTGACTCAAGAAATAAAAGTTACTAAAGCTACAAATTTAGATGATATTTTATTAGAAGAGGAAGCTACGGCAATGGATGAAGTTCAGATAGTTAGTTTCGGTAAGCAGAAAAAGAAGGCTGTAGTTTCTTCCATTACTACTGTTAAACCAGGAGAGCTTAGGGTTTCTTCAAGTAATTTAACTACTGCATTAGCTGGTAGAGTTGCGGGTTTAATTGCTTACCAAAGAGGGGGTGAGCCAGGAAGAGATAATGCTAATTTCTTTGTTAGAGGGGTAACCACTTTTGGTTACGGCTCTAGTCCATTGATTTTGATAGATGGAGTTGAGTTAGGGGTTGATGATCTTAGAAGACTTCATCCTGATGATATTGCCTCTTTTTCTATTATGAAAGATGCTACAGCCACTGCTCTTTATGGTGCCAGAGGTGCTAATGGGGTTATTTATGTTGTTACTAAAGAAGGGACAGAAGGAGCGGCGAAAGTTTCTTTGAGAATAGAATCTAATGTTTCTGCGCCTACCCGTAATATTGAATTGTCAGATCCTATTACTTATATGAAATTAGGTAATGAAGCAGTTAGAACAAGAGATCCATTAGGACTTTTGCCTTATTCTTTAGAAAAGATTGACAACACTATAGCAGGGACTAATCCAATATTGTACCCAACAACGGATTGGTACAAAGAATTGTTTAAGGAATACACCATGAATAAGCATTTTAATTTCAGTTTGAATGGGGGAGGAAAAACGGCACGTTATTACTTATCCATAGCAGGAAGTCAGGATAATGGTATATTACAAGTTCCAAAAGTGAGTAATTTCAATAGTAATATTGATTACAAGCAATATAATTTGCGTTCAAATACCAATATTAACCTAACGGAAACATCTAAGTTAAAGTTGAGTTTCAATGTGAATTTTGATGATTACCAAGGTCCTAGACAAGGGGGAGGAGAAATCTACAGTATGGTGATGAGAAGTAACCCTGTACTATTTAAGCCTTTCTATGAAAAAGATGCCGCAAATGAATTTACAAATCATATTTTATTTGGAAATTACGGAACTGGAAACTATTTGAATCCTTATGCGCAAATGGTGAGTGGTTACCAAGATGGAACTAAATCTAAAATTATTGCCCAAGTTGAGTTCAATCAAAAAATGGATTTCTTGACAAAAGGGTTGGATTTTAAATTTGTCCTTAATGGGACCAGACAATCTGAATATTCTGTGAATCGTTTTTATAATCCTTATTATTATACCCCTCTTTTAAATAGAGAAACAGGAGTGATTTCTTTAAATCCATTAAATGAATCAAGTGGGACTGAATATTTGAATTACAATGAAGGTGCTAAAACATTGTACTCTTCTACTTATATTGAATCAAACTTTACCTATAATAAGAGTATTAATGAGGCAAACGAGGTAAGTGGTATGTTAGTGTTTACCTTAAATAATAGATTGTTTTCTAATGCAGGAAGTTTAGAACAATCCTTACCATATAGAAATATGGGTATGTCGGGTCGTTTTACTTATGCAAATAATCAGAAATATTTTGCCGAATTTAACTTTGGTTACAACGGATCTGAAAGATTTTCGAAAGATAATCGTTGGGGATTCTTTCCAGCAGTAGGACTGGGTTGGCTAGTATCTGAGGAAGATTTCTTTAGTGGAATTAGAGATGTAGTAACTAAATTTAAATTAAAAGGAACTTATGGTTTAGTAGGTAATGACCAAATTGGAGGTGCTGATGACAGATTCTTTTATTTGTCTAAAGTGAATATGAATAGTGGTGGTTTTACTACTGGGGAAGATTTTGATAATACGATAAATGGTGTTGCTATTGAGCGTTATGCCAATGATCAAATTACTTGGGAAATAGGTAAGAAATTGAATTTTGGTGTAGAGATTGAACTTTTCAAAAATTTAGAGTTAAATGCTGATATATTTAGAGAAGATCGTACCAATATTTTAGCAGATAGAATTTTGCCTTCTTCAATGGGTTTACAATCTGGAGTAAGAGCTAATATTGGAGAAGCTAGAAGCCAAGGTGTTGATGCTTCATTAGTTTATTCTAAAGATTTAGGAGATGGAGCTTGGTTGCAATTAAGAGGGAATTTTACCTATGCAACTAATAAAATCACAAAAATTGAAGAACCAAATTATTCAGCTACACCGTGGTTATCTAGAGTAGGACAACCTATCAACCAAGTTTGGGGTTATGTTGCTGAAAGATTATTTGTAGATCAAGATGAAGTTAATAACTCACCTATACAATCTTTTGGAGAATATTCTGGAGGAGATATTAAATATCGTGATATTAATGGTGATGGTCGTATCTCTGAGTTAGACAAAGTACCAATTGGTAATCCTACTGTTCCGGAAATTGTTTACGGAGCTGGATTCTCAACAGGTTACAAAGGTTTTGATTTGTCTTGTTTTTTTCAAGGAGCAGCAAATTCTTCTTTTTGGATCAATACAGCAGCTACAGCTCCTTTCTATAACCAACAACAGCTAATAAAAGCATATGCTGATGATCATTGGTCTGAAACAAATAGAAATGTTTATGCAATGTGGCCAAGATTATCAGATAAATTGGTAGCAAATAATAGCCAATGGAACACATGGTTTATGCAGGATGGTGCATTTTTAAGGATGAAAACAGCTGAAGTAGGTTATACACTTTCAGATGAACTAACTGCAAAACTGAAAATGGAGAAAGTCAGAATTTATACAAGCGGAACAAATCTTTTTGTACTGAGTAGATTCAAGTTGTGGGATCCTGAATTGGCTGGAAATGGTTTAGGTTATCCTAACCAAAGAGTTTTTAATTTAGGTATTAATGTTACTTTTTAA
- a CDS encoding DUF4998 domain-containing protein, with protein sequence MKIYKYYALALSIAFFSILISCTDTYSVHEDYLKGGEIAYTNKVDSLSTVSGKNRVKIVGYISNAFNVDEIVVYWNKGKNSQRFPYVKSVSKVDKLELIVDNLEEKSYQFEVYSKNSTNDTSVKMVTYGNVYGDNYRSNLSAREINKTSFGIDNSATINFKPVDEFTRNTEVKYFNMSGVELVKIIESTQSDLVISEIDNSRPIHYRTFFVPSIKDKLGNETSLDLFDSDWKTYTMPQLEPILASTTITPVLGGIQVNWSNPTNKNINVTISYVNGTTKNVVVNSTATAGSTIVSGLLYVSQVVNVAVSDAYANSYGPRSFTTAPLAAVKLVKTSWTIAGFSSEEPAEGAPNGLATATIDGNLATFWHSAWAQSQPVFPHYFIIDMGAVKSISSFEIFRRQGQGGGATVHEFWVSNDNITYTKAATYTGALTTNNAYTVSAAANTKGRYVKYLATAGPNTFTYLGEINVYGAE encoded by the coding sequence ATGAAAATATATAAATATTATGCTTTAGCACTTAGCATAGCTTTCTTTTCTATTTTGATTTCATGTACCGATACCTATTCAGTACATGAAGACTATCTAAAAGGAGGAGAAATAGCTTATACGAACAAAGTAGATTCATTGTCAACTGTTTCTGGTAAAAACAGAGTAAAAATAGTAGGCTATATTTCAAATGCATTCAATGTTGATGAAATTGTCGTTTATTGGAATAAAGGAAAAAATAGTCAGCGATTTCCTTATGTCAAATCAGTAAGTAAAGTAGATAAATTAGAATTGATTGTTGATAACCTAGAAGAAAAATCATATCAGTTTGAGGTGTATTCTAAAAATTCTACTAATGATACTTCTGTTAAGATGGTGACTTATGGGAATGTATATGGAGATAATTATAGATCAAACTTAAGTGCAAGAGAGATTAATAAGACCAGTTTTGGTATAGATAATTCAGCTACTATCAATTTTAAACCAGTAGATGAATTCACAAGAAATACTGAGGTTAAATATTTCAATATGAGTGGTGTGGAACTAGTGAAAATTATTGAAAGTACCCAATCTGATCTGGTTATAAGTGAGATTGATAATTCTCGTCCAATACATTATAGAACGTTTTTTGTACCATCTATTAAAGACAAATTAGGGAATGAAACTTCTTTGGATTTATTTGATTCAGATTGGAAAACCTACACTATGCCACAATTGGAACCGATATTAGCAAGTACTACTATTACTCCAGTATTAGGAGGTATTCAAGTAAACTGGTCTAACCCTACAAATAAAAATATTAATGTAACTATAAGTTATGTTAATGGGACGACAAAAAATGTGGTAGTTAATTCGACTGCGACTGCTGGAAGTACTATTGTGTCTGGCTTATTGTATGTTAGTCAGGTAGTTAATGTGGCTGTTTCAGATGCCTATGCTAATTCTTATGGGCCCAGATCCTTTACTACTGCACCACTTGCAGCTGTAAAATTGGTTAAAACATCTTGGACAATTGCTGGCTTCTCTTCTGAAGAACCTGCAGAAGGAGCACCAAATGGACTTGCAACAGCGACAATTGATGGAAATCTGGCTACATTTTGGCATTCAGCTTGGGCTCAAAGCCAACCTGTATTTCCCCATTATTTTATAATTGATATGGGGGCTGTTAAATCAATTTCTAGTTTTGAGATCTTTAGAAGACAAGGTCAGGGAGGAGGAGCTACTGTACATGAGTTTTGGGTAAGTAATGATAATATTACTTATACAAAAGCCGCAACTTATACGGGTGCTTTAACAACAAATAATGCTTATACAGTGTCTGCTGCTGCAAATACTAAAGGGAGGTATGTAAAATATTTAGCCACTGCTGGGCCTAATACCTTTACTTATTTGGGCGAAATTAATGTTTACGGTGCTGAATAG
- a CDS encoding RagB/SusD family nutrient uptake outer membrane protein: MKKQIKYIVLILIASMHFSCEKDYLDVVPDNIATIDNAFSNRYNAKKFLYTLYMAIPAPGDRNNPALNGVDEIWYPKSEDGLTGARIAQGFQNVTGPYGDKWLGQGNAALYVGIRNCNIFLSKIDGVQGLSDYEKKEWKAEANFLKAYYHFYLVSMYGPVVINDEAVAINESTSNVKAVRNTIDESFTYIVGLLDKAIVDLPVILQTPSEDVGRITKPVAAAIKARVLVTYASPLFNGNSVYSDFVNKEGLNFFPMQYDATKWEKAAVAAKEAIDICHEAGIRLHEKSDYLNSFPQNDITLLRASLRGRVTEKWNSEIIWGHTANTANIQSEAMPRLYSYLTNPVASRHCAPIGIAEMYYSRNGVPIEEDVNFDYSNRFKTRVATTNDKYDVGEGDITAVLNFNREDRFYADLAFDRAVWFGNGKETTDTDPWIIRARRGEFASVFEISQYSVTGYWPKKLIAMSTQVKNGNELSTKRYSFPIIRLADLYLYYAEALNESRGTPDASVYEYIDLVRQRAGLQSVVTSWATSSTNPSKPLTKSGMRDIIQHERMIEMAFEGNRFWDLRRWKLAKQYMSKPIKGWNVLENSVDNYYTVKTLFNPTFSERDYFWPIPENEIIRNPSLIQNPGW; encoded by the coding sequence ATGAAAAAACAAATAAAATATATTGTATTAATTTTAATAGCAAGTATGCATTTCTCTTGCGAAAAAGATTATTTAGATGTTGTTCCTGATAACATAGCAACTATAGACAATGCCTTTTCAAACAGGTATAATGCAAAGAAATTTTTGTACACATTGTATATGGCGATCCCAGCTCCTGGAGACCGTAATAATCCTGCATTAAACGGAGTTGATGAAATATGGTATCCTAAGTCAGAAGATGGTCTAACAGGAGCCAGAATTGCTCAAGGCTTTCAGAATGTAACTGGTCCTTATGGCGATAAATGGTTGGGACAAGGCAATGCTGCCTTATACGTTGGAATTCGTAACTGTAATATTTTCTTGAGCAAGATAGATGGAGTTCAAGGATTAAGTGATTATGAGAAGAAAGAATGGAAGGCGGAGGCTAACTTCTTAAAAGCATACTACCACTTTTATTTGGTTAGCATGTATGGACCAGTAGTGATCAATGATGAGGCGGTAGCAATCAATGAATCTACAAGTAATGTGAAAGCGGTTAGAAATACAATAGACGAGTCTTTTACTTATATTGTCGGGTTGTTAGACAAAGCTATAGTTGATTTGCCTGTAATTTTGCAAACTCCAAGTGAAGATGTTGGAAGAATTACAAAACCAGTTGCGGCCGCAATTAAGGCAAGAGTTTTAGTTACTTATGCTAGTCCATTATTCAATGGGAATAGTGTTTATAGCGATTTTGTAAACAAAGAAGGGCTTAATTTCTTTCCAATGCAATACGATGCGACCAAATGGGAAAAAGCAGCAGTTGCTGCAAAGGAAGCGATTGATATCTGTCATGAAGCAGGAATAAGATTACATGAAAAATCGGATTATCTAAACTCTTTCCCACAAAATGATATTACTTTATTAAGGGCTTCTTTGAGAGGAAGAGTAACAGAAAAATGGAATTCTGAAATTATATGGGGACATACTGCTAATACTGCAAATATTCAGTCTGAGGCAATGCCTCGTTTGTACAGTTATCTAACAAATCCTGTTGCTTCAAGACATTGTGCTCCGATAGGAATTGCTGAGATGTATTATTCTAGAAATGGAGTACCTATAGAAGAGGATGTTAATTTTGATTACAGCAATAGATTTAAGACTAGGGTTGCTACAACAAATGACAAATATGATGTTGGTGAAGGAGATATAACTGCAGTTTTAAATTTTAACCGTGAAGACCGTTTTTATGCAGATTTAGCTTTTGATAGAGCTGTTTGGTTTGGGAATGGAAAAGAAACTACTGATACTGATCCTTGGATTATTCGTGCCAGAAGAGGAGAATTTGCTTCTGTTTTTGAGATTTCTCAATATTCTGTAACAGGTTATTGGCCTAAAAAGTTAATAGCCATGAGTACGCAGGTGAAGAACGGAAATGAATTGTCTACTAAAAGATATTCTTTTCCTATTATCCGTCTAGCTGATTTGTATTTATACTATGCAGAGGCTTTAAATGAATCTAGAGGAACACCTGATGCTTCCGTTTATGAATATATAGATTTAGTGCGTCAAAGAGCAGGATTACAATCTGTAGTAACTAGCTGGGCGACTTCGTCAACTAATCCATCAAAACCATTAACAAAAAGTGGAATGAGAGATATTATTCAGCACGAAAGAATGATTGAAATGGCATTTGAAGGAAATAGATTTTGGGATTTGAGAAGATGGAAATTGGCAAAACAATATATGAGTAAACCTATTAAAGGATGGAATGTTTTAGAAAATAGTGTTGACAATTATTATACGGTTAAAACATTGTTTAATCCAACATTTTCAGAGAGAGACTATTTCTGGCCAATTCCAGAAAATGAAATAATAAGAAACCCGAGCTTGATCCAGAACCCTGGATGGTAA
- a CDS encoding DUF5000 domain-containing lipoprotein: MKYFKLIIALTLFVFVACSEFEHGPTDSSSGNPAKVENVVITPINGGLEITYDLPKDKNVLYVKAVYMNSKGVESEVKTSVFNNKIQILGFKDVAEVSVKLYSVNRAETNSEAVVVSGTPLISPVDMIQQNFEITTDFGGAKFKWNNALKTPIAIQLFAPNEKGKLELVNTQYTEQIASSFSLRGYPSVPTKFAAVIRDRYDNFSDTIYAGTADKMLVPLHEERLDKTIFKKVVLQNDDNWDAWEGDYWGLFDDKNGTIVHTQGNIPRPSILTVDLGVVVNLSRINVLQRADGLGLGFAYTHGNPKKYAVYGSKELPGPDGNLANWIKLRDCESIKPSGLPIGQKTDEDVAHFWAGDEYTFENAPEIRYFRFVVYDTWDGAGYISFSELTFWGNIVK, from the coding sequence ATGAAATATTTTAAATTAATAATAGCGTTGACTTTATTTGTTTTCGTTGCATGTTCTGAATTTGAACATGGACCTACTGATTCCTCTTCAGGGAATCCAGCTAAAGTTGAGAATGTAGTAATTACACCTATTAATGGAGGTTTAGAAATTACGTATGACTTGCCTAAAGACAAAAATGTATTGTATGTAAAGGCTGTTTATATGAATAGTAAAGGAGTTGAATCAGAGGTAAAAACCTCTGTGTTCAACAACAAAATTCAAATTTTAGGTTTTAAGGATGTTGCAGAAGTATCTGTAAAACTATATTCAGTAAATCGTGCAGAAACTAATTCAGAGGCCGTAGTGGTGTCAGGTACTCCACTAATTTCACCAGTGGACATGATTCAACAAAATTTTGAGATTACTACTGATTTTGGGGGTGCTAAATTCAAGTGGAATAATGCATTGAAAACACCAATTGCAATCCAGTTGTTTGCTCCAAATGAAAAGGGAAAACTTGAATTAGTTAATACGCAATATACTGAACAAATTGCTTCTTCTTTTTCTTTAAGAGGTTATCCATCAGTTCCTACCAAGTTTGCAGCTGTAATTAGAGACCGTTACGATAATTTTTCGGATACTATTTATGCAGGAACAGCTGATAAAATGTTGGTACCTCTTCATGAAGAAAGGTTAGACAAAACTATTTTTAAGAAAGTAGTATTACAAAATGATGACAATTGGGATGCCTGGGAAGGGGATTACTGGGGGTTATTTGACGATAAAAATGGAACTATTGTACATACCCAAGGGAATATACCTAGACCAAGTATTCTAACTGTTGATTTAGGTGTAGTTGTAAATCTTAGTAGAATTAATGTTTTGCAAAGAGCGGATGGTTTAGGTTTAGGTTTTGCTTATACCCATGGGAATCCTAAAAAATATGCTGTCTATGGATCTAAAGAGCTACCGGGACCTGATGGAAATTTAGCTAATTGGATTAAATTACGCGATTGTGAATCGATTAAACCATCTGGGTTGCCGATAGGCCAGAAAACAGATGAGGATGTTGCTCACTTCTGGGCTGGCGATGAATATACCTTTGAAAATGCCCCTGAAATTAGATATTTCCGTTTTGTAGTTTATGATACTTGGGATGGTGCAGGATATATCAGTTTTTCTGAATTAACCTTTTGGGGAAATATTGTAAAATAA